The Geodermatophilaceae bacterium NBWT11 genome has a segment encoding these proteins:
- a CDS encoding hydroxylase, which yields MSSPVEPDDHVRPVVDLLGVLSYAELTAFDRLAEDARLAPTLEGRSALARMAAAEIAHHERLSARLVELGVSPAAAMAPFVAPLDAFHDSTRAGTWLEGLVKAHVGDGLATDFYREVAAFLPPADRDLVLEVLADTGHADFAVREVRAAIAADRTVAGRLALWARRLVGEALTQSQVVIAERDGLAELIIAGTGSLAGVGELLQRIMAAHTERMQALGLNT from the coding sequence GTGAGCAGCCCCGTCGAGCCCGACGACCACGTGCGGCCGGTCGTGGACCTGCTCGGGGTGTTGTCCTACGCCGAGCTGACCGCCTTCGACCGGCTGGCCGAGGACGCCCGGCTGGCACCCACGCTGGAGGGCCGCTCGGCGCTGGCCCGGATGGCCGCGGCCGAGATCGCGCACCACGAGCGGCTCTCGGCCCGGCTGGTCGAGCTGGGGGTCTCCCCGGCCGCGGCCATGGCGCCCTTCGTCGCCCCGCTGGACGCCTTCCACGACTCCACCCGGGCCGGCACCTGGCTCGAGGGCCTGGTCAAGGCGCACGTGGGCGACGGGCTGGCGACGGACTTCTACCGGGAGGTGGCCGCGTTCCTGCCCCCCGCCGACCGGGACCTGGTGCTGGAGGTGCTCGCCGACACCGGGCACGCCGACTTCGCCGTCCGCGAGGTGCGCGCCGCGATCGCCGCCGACCGCACCGTCGCCGGGCGGCTGGCGCTCTGGGCCCGGCGGCTGGTGGGCGAGGCCCTCACCCAGTCGCAGGTGGTCATCGCCGAGCGCGACGGTCTCGCCGAGCTGATCATCGCGGGCACGGGCTCGCTGGCCGGCGTGGGCGAGCTGCTCCAGCGGATCATGGCCGCGCACACCGAGCGGATGCAGGCCCTCGGTCTGAACACCTGA
- a CDS encoding DEAD/DEAH box helicase, whose protein sequence is MTSSRQDTDQTAVSAPELEHAETGAPAPEQLEAQIDELGGAPVPPDAPLFSDFDVHPDVVAALAENGITRTFAIQELTLPLALAGNDLIGQARTGTGKTLGFGVPMLQRVSPPAEGGDGVPQALVVVPTRELCVQVSRDLGAAGAKRGIRVQAIYGGRAFEPQVSALQAGVEIVVGTPGRLLDLAQQGHLILGKVKVLVLDEADEMLDLGFLPDIERILAMVPDKRQTMLFSATMPGPIVTLSRSFMSQPTHIRAHGNDEGSTVPQTTQYIYRAHNLDKPELLSRVLQSRDRGLVMVFCRTKRTAQKVSDDLVERGFAAAAVHGDLGQGAREQALRAFRAGKVDVLVATDVAARGIDVTGVSHVVNYQCPEDEKTYVHRIGRTGRAGSTGVAVTLVDWDDIPRWQLINKALGLDFTDPPETYSTSPWVYTDLDVPTTATGRLPRAQRTREGLGGETLEDLGETGKRQKAGDRDRGGDRGGDRGGRSQAGGRSGPGRETVGEDEAPSVGPAKSRPRRRTRGNGEAAAGAAAASDGPAVEGSAAGSSSEAPSGDGTTKPRRRRRRGGANRGGGGSESAA, encoded by the coding sequence CTGACCTCCAGCCGACAAGACACCGACCAGACCGCCGTGAGCGCCCCGGAGCTGGAGCACGCCGAGACCGGCGCCCCCGCCCCCGAGCAGCTCGAGGCCCAGATCGACGAGCTGGGCGGCGCCCCCGTCCCGCCCGACGCGCCGCTGTTCAGCGACTTCGACGTGCACCCCGACGTCGTCGCGGCACTGGCCGAGAACGGCATCACCCGCACCTTCGCCATCCAGGAGCTGACCCTCCCGCTCGCCCTGGCCGGCAACGACCTCATCGGGCAGGCCCGCACCGGCACCGGCAAGACGCTGGGCTTCGGCGTCCCCATGCTCCAGCGGGTCTCCCCGCCGGCCGAGGGCGGCGACGGGGTGCCGCAGGCGCTGGTCGTCGTCCCCACCCGTGAGCTGTGCGTGCAGGTCTCCCGTGACCTCGGTGCCGCCGGTGCCAAGCGCGGCATCCGGGTGCAGGCCATCTACGGCGGCCGGGCCTTCGAGCCCCAGGTCTCGGCGCTGCAGGCCGGCGTCGAGATCGTCGTGGGCACCCCCGGCCGGCTGCTCGACCTCGCCCAGCAGGGCCACCTGATCCTGGGCAAGGTCAAGGTGCTCGTCCTCGACGAGGCCGACGAGATGCTCGACCTGGGCTTCCTGCCCGACATCGAGCGGATCCTGGCGATGGTCCCGGACAAGCGGCAGACGATGCTCTTCTCGGCCACCATGCCCGGCCCGATCGTGACGCTGTCCCGGTCGTTCATGTCCCAGCCCACGCACATCCGGGCGCACGGCAACGACGAGGGCTCGACGGTCCCCCAGACCACGCAGTACATCTACCGGGCACACAACCTGGACAAGCCCGAGCTGCTGTCCCGGGTGCTGCAGTCCCGCGACCGCGGTCTGGTGATGGTGTTCTGCCGCACCAAGCGCACCGCCCAGAAGGTCTCCGACGACCTCGTCGAGCGCGGCTTCGCCGCCGCCGCGGTGCACGGCGACCTGGGCCAGGGCGCCCGCGAGCAGGCGCTGCGGGCCTTCCGGGCCGGCAAGGTCGACGTCCTGGTCGCCACCGACGTCGCCGCCCGCGGCATCGACGTCACCGGCGTCAGCCACGTCGTGAACTACCAGTGCCCCGAGGACGAGAAGACCTACGTGCACCGGATCGGGCGCACCGGCCGGGCCGGCAGCACCGGCGTCGCCGTCACCCTGGTCGACTGGGACGACATCCCCCGCTGGCAGCTGATCAACAAGGCCCTGGGCCTGGACTTCACCGACCCGCCGGAGACGTACTCCACCTCGCCGTGGGTCTACACCGACCTCGACGTGCCGACGACGGCGACCGGCCGCCTCCCCCGCGCCCAGCGCACCCGCGAGGGCCTGGGCGGCGAGACCCTCGAGGACCTCGGCGAGACCGGCAAGCGTCAGAAGGCCGGCGACCGGGACCGTGGCGGTGACCGTGGTGGTGACCGTGGCGGCCGCTCGCAGGCCGGCGGTCGTTCGGGCCCGGGCCGGGAGACCGTGGGCGAGGACGAGGCCCCGTCCGTGGGCCCGGCCAAGAGCCGTCCGCGCCGGCGCACCCGGGGCAACGGCGAGGCAGCAGCCGGTGCGGCCGCCGCCAGCGACGGTCCTGCCGTCGAGGGCTCGGCCGCCGGCTCCTCCAGCGAGGCCCCCTCCGGGGACGGCACCACCAAGCCGCGGCGTCGCCGCCGCCGGGGCGGGGCCAACCGTGGCGGTGGCGGCTCGGAGTCCGCGGCCTGA
- a CDS encoding PQQ-binding-like beta-propeller repeat protein encodes MRRPPLRVWVWTAAALAVVVVAGLLWRGSDAAATTSTTAAEPAVATGSPAAELAAAWTATPTGPAPDRAVESGRAVLAQDDGFRVLDPGTGDEAWRYTRSNARLCGVTTVSDRVVALFSTGGRCNEMVAFDAGTGVRTWYRSAGFAADATLSSTQGIVLARSAGGVATVDPIGNGTRWRYEVPEGCRLTDAAVGSSGVAVLQRCGEDASSAVLFDGIDGTQLWSRDLGVPEARLTGADRLVGVVAGDALQALSPADGTTLQDVPLPAGGGDGPLQQAGTDDAVLVWARGTVLVLDATTGALRWSLPAVGLPAVDEGGKTPDGAVLVPEDGAFVRRQLATGDEVSRSTAPTGAPVGGRAAVVGSTVVLATAEQVTAYR; translated from the coding sequence CTGCGGCGCCCGCCGCTGCGGGTCTGGGTCTGGACGGCTGCCGCCCTCGCGGTGGTCGTCGTCGCCGGTCTGCTCTGGCGCGGCTCGGACGCCGCGGCCACCACCAGCACCACCGCGGCCGAGCCGGCGGTCGCCACCGGCAGCCCGGCTGCCGAGCTGGCCGCCGCCTGGACGGCCACCCCGACCGGACCGGCACCCGACCGGGCCGTCGAGTCCGGCCGGGCGGTGCTGGCCCAGGACGACGGCTTCCGCGTGCTCGACCCGGGCACCGGGGACGAGGCGTGGCGCTACACCCGCAGCAACGCCCGGCTCTGCGGCGTCACCACGGTCTCCGACCGGGTCGTCGCGCTATTCTCCACCGGCGGCCGGTGCAACGAGATGGTCGCCTTCGACGCCGGGACCGGCGTGCGCACCTGGTACCGCTCCGCCGGGTTCGCCGCCGACGCGACGCTGTCCAGCACCCAGGGGATCGTGCTGGCCCGCAGCGCCGGGGGCGTGGCCACCGTCGACCCGATCGGCAACGGCACCCGCTGGCGCTACGAGGTGCCCGAGGGGTGTCGGCTCACCGACGCCGCCGTGGGCAGCTCCGGGGTGGCCGTGCTCCAGCGCTGCGGGGAGGACGCCAGCAGCGCGGTCCTGTTCGACGGGATCGACGGCACCCAGCTGTGGAGCCGCGACCTCGGCGTCCCCGAGGCCCGGCTCACCGGTGCCGACCGGCTGGTCGGGGTCGTCGCCGGCGACGCCCTGCAGGCCCTCTCCCCCGCCGACGGGACGACCCTGCAGGACGTCCCGCTGCCGGCCGGCGGAGGCGACGGACCGCTCCAGCAGGCCGGGACGGACGACGCGGTGCTCGTGTGGGCCCGCGGCACGGTCCTGGTGCTGGACGCGACCACCGGCGCACTGCGCTGGTCCCTGCCGGCGGTGGGCCTGCCGGCGGTGGACGAGGGCGGCAAGACCCCGGACGGTGCCGTGCTGGTCCCCGAGGACGGCGCGTTCGTCCGCCGCCAGCTCGCCACCGGGGACGAGGTGTCCCGCTCCACGGCGCCCACCGGCGCCCCGGTCGGTGGCCGGGCTGCCGTGGTGGGCTCGACCGTCGTCCTGGCCACGGCGGAGCAGGTCACCGCCTACCGCTGA
- a CDS encoding alpha/beta hydrolase codes for MLPGGSEETAPDDLRQLTRYDAAPVSFPGGAGPLAALDTGAGARGAVLMIAGFTGTKEDFAPLLAPLSAAGWRVVVLDQRGQYESPGPDDPEAYTVDLLAADLVGVARVLREEGPDAPLHLLGHSFGGIVARAAVIADPGLVDSLTLLASGPAGLTGPRAELLEHLAPLLAAGGVRLVHETLEQLALTDPRSQDVPVAVREFLATRFLANTEAGLTGMAAAMTEEPDRVAELAATGVPVLVAHGDADDAWTPAAQTDMARRLGARHEVLTGSVHSPAIEVPAQTVRVLDDFWAAVPARTHQEADA; via the coding sequence ATGCTCCCCGGCGGCTCCGAAGAGACAGCGCCCGACGACCTGCGCCAGCTGACCCGGTACGACGCCGCGCCGGTGTCCTTCCCCGGGGGCGCCGGTCCGCTCGCCGCGCTGGACACCGGCGCGGGCGCCCGCGGGGCGGTCCTCATGATCGCCGGGTTCACCGGCACGAAGGAGGACTTCGCCCCGCTGCTGGCCCCCCTGTCGGCGGCCGGCTGGCGGGTCGTCGTCCTCGACCAGCGCGGGCAGTACGAGTCCCCCGGGCCGGACGACCCGGAGGCCTACACCGTCGACCTGCTGGCCGCGGACCTCGTCGGCGTGGCCCGGGTGCTCCGCGAGGAGGGCCCCGACGCCCCGCTGCACCTGCTCGGTCACAGCTTCGGCGGCATCGTGGCCCGTGCCGCGGTGATCGCCGACCCCGGGCTCGTCGACTCCCTCACCCTGCTGGCCAGTGGTCCGGCCGGTCTCACCGGCCCGCGCGCCGAGCTGCTCGAGCACCTCGCGCCGCTCCTGGCGGCCGGCGGGGTGCGGCTGGTGCACGAGACGCTGGAGCAGCTGGCCCTCACCGACCCCCGGTCGCAGGACGTCCCGGTCGCCGTCCGGGAGTTCCTGGCCACCCGGTTCCTGGCCAACACCGAGGCCGGCCTCACCGGGATGGCCGCGGCCATGACCGAGGAGCCCGACCGGGTGGCCGAGCTGGCCGCCACCGGCGTCCCGGTGCTGGTCGCGCACGGCGACGCCGACGACGCCTGGACCCCGGCCGCGCAGACCGACATGGCCCGCCGGCTCGGTGCCCGGCACGAGGTGCTCACCGGCTCCGTGCACTCCCCGGCGATCGAGGTGCCCGCGCAGACGGTGCGGGTGCTGGACGACTTCTGGGCCGCCGTCCCGGCCCGCACCCACCAGGAGGCCGACGCGTGA
- a CDS encoding DUF2236 domain-containing protein, which yields MTSIRDVTPAQDLAGFFGPDSITWRIHADPSYSVGGLRALLLQALHPVAMGGVSRFSVGFQTEPWARLTRTAEYVATLTFGTRREALRAVRAVRGVHRGKSDVEPTTGRAYNVDDPDLLLWVHACEVDSLLSVARRSGVPLTDADCDAYVAEQVVAGELIGCTPGTVPSSVAELAAYFERVRPELALTDPAKDALRFILVPPMPGWVQVLTPARPAWAGLASLGVATLPRWARSMYGLPALALTEPATTAAARAFRRTTLALPTRVRENPTLRAARERVAVGTPVVA from the coding sequence GTGACCTCGATCAGGGACGTCACCCCCGCGCAGGACCTGGCCGGCTTCTTCGGCCCGGACTCGATCACCTGGCGGATCCACGCCGACCCCAGCTACTCCGTCGGTGGCCTCCGTGCCCTGCTGCTGCAGGCGCTGCACCCGGTCGCGATGGGCGGGGTCTCCCGGTTCTCGGTCGGCTTCCAGACCGAGCCGTGGGCCCGGCTCACCCGCACCGCCGAGTACGTGGCCACCCTGACCTTCGGCACCCGCCGGGAGGCCCTGCGCGCCGTCCGGGCCGTCCGCGGGGTGCACCGCGGGAAGTCCGACGTCGAACCGACCACCGGTCGCGCCTACAACGTCGACGACCCGGACCTGCTGCTGTGGGTGCACGCCTGCGAGGTCGACTCGCTGCTCTCGGTGGCCCGCCGCTCCGGCGTGCCGCTCACCGACGCCGACTGCGACGCCTACGTGGCCGAGCAGGTGGTGGCCGGCGAGCTGATCGGCTGCACCCCCGGCACGGTGCCCTCCTCGGTGGCCGAGCTCGCCGCCTACTTCGAGCGGGTCCGCCCCGAGCTCGCGCTCACCGACCCCGCCAAGGACGCCCTGCGCTTCATCCTGGTGCCCCCGATGCCCGGCTGGGTGCAGGTGCTGACCCCCGCCCGCCCGGCGTGGGCCGGGCTGGCCTCCCTGGGCGTGGCCACGCTGCCCCGGTGGGCCCGGTCGATGTACGGCCTGCCGGCCCTCGCCCTGACCGAGCCGGCCACCACCGCCGCGGCGCGGGCCTTCCGGCGCACCACCCTGGCGCTGCCGACCCGGGTCCGGGAGAACCCGACGCTGCGCGCCGCCCGCGAACGCGTCGCCGTCGGCACGCCCGTGGTCGCCTGA
- a CDS encoding PD-(D/E)XK nuclease family protein: MSQLAFDLPGLPEPLFTATPSKLAAHDTCPRRYRFGYVDRPTPPQSMPRVNASVGAAVHAALRSWWELPVAERTPASARRLLDRHWTTVTAVEAPDAEEWRTRAAGWVEEHVAGLDPADPPLATERQVTVTTGTLSVSGRVDRIDERGAELVVVDYKTGRRPSTEAEAADSQALALYVLGVRRTFRRPCTRVELHHLPTATVAAFEHTPGTLAEHVERAEATAREATAATAAVEAGADPDTAFPVVTGQHCAGCPFRRSCPEGRAALRG, encoded by the coding sequence GTGAGCCAGCTGGCCTTCGACTTGCCCGGGCTGCCCGAGCCGCTGTTCACCGCCACCCCCAGCAAGCTGGCCGCCCACGACACCTGCCCCCGGCGCTACCGGTTCGGCTACGTCGACCGGCCCACCCCACCGCAGTCGATGCCGCGGGTGAACGCCTCGGTCGGGGCCGCGGTGCACGCCGCGCTGCGGTCCTGGTGGGAGCTGCCGGTGGCCGAGCGCACCCCGGCGTCGGCCCGGCGGCTGCTGGACCGGCACTGGACGACGGTCACCGCCGTGGAGGCCCCGGACGCCGAGGAGTGGCGCACCCGGGCCGCCGGGTGGGTCGAGGAGCACGTCGCCGGACTGGACCCGGCCGATCCTCCGCTGGCCACCGAGCGCCAGGTCACGGTGACGACGGGGACGCTGAGCGTCTCGGGCCGGGTGGACCGCATCGACGAGCGTGGCGCGGAGCTGGTCGTCGTGGACTACAAGACCGGTCGCCGGCCGAGCACCGAGGCCGAGGCCGCGGACTCCCAGGCGCTGGCGCTGTACGTCCTCGGCGTCCGGCGCACGTTCCGTCGTCCCTGCACCCGGGTGGAGCTGCACCACCTGCCCACTGCGACCGTGGCGGCCTTCGAGCACACCCCGGGGACCCTCGCCGAGCACGTGGAGCGGGCCGAGGCCACCGCCCGGGAGGCCACCGCGGCGACGGCCGCCGTCGAGGCCGGGGCGGACCCCGACACCGCGTTCCCGGTCGTCACCGGGCAGCACTGCGCGGGGTGCCCGTTCCGTCGGTCCTGCCCCGAGGGGCGGGCCGCGCTGCGCGGGTGA
- a CDS encoding PHP domain-containing protein: MRIDLHTHSAVSDGTDTPTGVVQAAAAAGLDVVALTDHDTTDGWAEAIAAAPAGLTVVPGTELSCRWFPADEPPISVHLLAYLFDPDAPELAAERQRLREERLSRGERIVTALAADGHPISWARLVERSAGGVVGRPHVARALVDAGVVGSVDEAFAGLLHHTSPYYVAKADTDVLEGIALVRAAGGVPVFAHGLARSRGRIVGDEAIAAMAGAGLLGLEVDHPDHVPADRDLLRGLAADLDLLTTGSSDYHGSNKTTPIAACTTDPEQYARLVSLGTGSAPATA; the protein is encoded by the coding sequence ATGCGCATCGACCTGCACACCCACTCGGCGGTCTCCGACGGCACCGACACCCCCACCGGCGTCGTGCAGGCGGCCGCGGCGGCCGGTCTGGACGTCGTCGCTCTCACCGACCACGACACGACCGACGGCTGGGCCGAGGCGATCGCGGCCGCGCCGGCCGGGCTGACCGTCGTCCCCGGCACGGAGCTGTCCTGCCGCTGGTTCCCGGCCGACGAGCCGCCGATCAGCGTGCACCTGCTGGCCTACCTGTTCGACCCCGACGCCCCCGAGCTGGCGGCCGAGCGGCAGCGGCTGCGCGAGGAGCGGCTCAGCCGCGGCGAACGGATCGTCACCGCGCTGGCGGCCGACGGGCACCCGATCAGCTGGGCGCGGCTCGTCGAGCGCAGCGCCGGGGGCGTGGTGGGGCGCCCGCACGTCGCCCGGGCCCTGGTCGACGCCGGGGTGGTCGGCTCGGTGGACGAGGCCTTCGCCGGCCTCCTGCACCACACCAGCCCGTACTACGTGGCCAAGGCCGACACCGACGTCCTCGAGGGGATCGCCCTGGTGCGCGCCGCCGGTGGCGTGCCGGTGTTCGCACACGGACTGGCCCGCTCCCGCGGCCGGATCGTCGGCGACGAGGCGATCGCCGCGATGGCCGGGGCCGGGCTCCTGGGTCTGGAGGTCGACCACCCCGACCACGTGCCAGCCGACCGCGACCTGCTGCGGGGCCTGGCCGCCGACCTGGACCTGCTGACCACCGGGTCCAGCGACTACCACGGCAGCAACAAGACGACCCCGATCGCGGCCTGCACCACCGACCCCGAGCAGTACGCCCGGCTGGTGTCCCTGGGCACCGGCAGCGCCCCGGCGACCGCGTGA
- a CDS encoding PH domain-containing protein — translation MTGTERRTRASKDADKYLLPDEQAVVAARRHWAVLVRPAVRGVPALLAGLWVLQVDPDNRFTATVGLVVTVVALVYLAVYVVEWRVRQFLVTDRRVLMTSGVLVRTVAMMPLRRVTDLTYQETPVGQVLGYGTFRFESAGQDQALSRITYLPDATDLYDRITGLLFPAGGRREDDEEGGGPTGGTPPRAETPDPYHRVDTARSPGTATPSAERRRRRGCRTRAAG, via the coding sequence GTGACGGGCACCGAGCGCCGCACCCGCGCGAGCAAGGACGCCGACAAGTACCTGCTGCCCGACGAGCAGGCCGTCGTCGCGGCCCGCCGGCACTGGGCCGTCCTGGTGCGCCCGGCCGTGCGCGGCGTCCCCGCGCTGCTGGCCGGGCTGTGGGTGCTGCAGGTCGACCCGGACAACCGCTTCACCGCCACGGTGGGGCTGGTCGTCACCGTGGTCGCCCTGGTCTACCTGGCCGTGTACGTGGTCGAGTGGCGGGTCCGGCAGTTCCTGGTGACCGACCGCCGGGTGCTGATGACCAGCGGGGTGCTGGTGCGCACCGTGGCGATGATGCCGCTGCGCCGGGTCACCGACCTGACCTACCAGGAGACCCCGGTCGGGCAGGTGCTCGGCTACGGCACGTTCCGCTTCGAGTCGGCCGGGCAGGACCAGGCGCTCTCCCGGATCACCTACCTGCCCGACGCCACCGACCTCTACGACCGGATCACCGGGCTGCTGTTCCCGGCCGGCGGTCGGCGCGAGGACGACGAGGAGGGCGGCGGCCCGACGGGCGGTACGCCGCCCCGGGCCGAGACGCCCGATCCGTACCACCGGGTCGACACCGCCCGATCCCCGGGTACCGCAACCCCAAGCGCTGAGCGGCGGCGCCGCCGCGGGTGTCGGACCCGTGCGGCAGGCTGA
- a CDS encoding MaoC family dehydratase, with product MQFGRYYEEFEVGAVYKHWPGKTVTEYDDHLFCLITMNHHPLHLDSHFAGETTDFGKNVVVGNYVYSLLLGMSVPDVSGKAIANLEVESLKHVAPTFHGDTVYGETTVLDKKESTSKDDRGVVHVETIGYKQDGTVVCVFRRKVMIPKRSYGEARGGEQPGRPEPVRR from the coding sequence GTGCAGTTCGGCCGGTACTACGAGGAGTTCGAGGTCGGTGCGGTCTACAAGCACTGGCCCGGGAAGACGGTCACCGAGTACGACGACCACCTGTTCTGCCTGATCACGATGAACCACCACCCGCTGCACCTGGACAGCCACTTCGCGGGCGAGACCACCGACTTCGGGAAGAACGTGGTGGTCGGCAACTACGTCTACTCGTTGCTGCTCGGGATGAGCGTCCCCGACGTCAGCGGCAAGGCCATCGCCAACCTGGAGGTCGAGTCGCTCAAGCACGTGGCGCCGACCTTCCACGGGGACACGGTCTACGGCGAGACGACCGTGCTGGACAAGAAGGAGTCGACGTCCAAGGACGACCGGGGTGTCGTGCACGTGGAGACGATCGGCTACAAGCAGGACGGCACCGTGGTCTGCGTGTTCCGGCGCAAGGTCATGATCCCCAAGCGCTCCTACGGTGAGGCGCGCGGCGGCGAGCAGCCCGGTCGTCCGGAGCCGGTGCGCCGCTAG
- a CDS encoding MFS transporter permease — translation MTDRPETAAAVPLTPRWWFRPVPLARIAVFRVIAYLFIPVDVFLTTAWVRAHADVPTEFYQPLVIGRLLHLPTPTHTVVLVVQWALVLAALAAASGKAPRLLGWAVFLLYAEWMVIAMSYGKVDHDRIAFLVALAVLPTIGRARWKDRRSSEAAGFGAAAVLVTVMLTYFLAAWAKMRFGGWDWATGSTLTRAVLRRGTDLSLWTLDVAWLLPTAQWLMLAFEFASPLMLLVRSDRARAALVLFLLGFHVMVYAGVGIIFLPHCIAILSILPWERLRGARAGLAARRTPATAGAADGDGATGPPDRTG, via the coding sequence GTGACCGACCGGCCCGAGACCGCCGCCGCCGTCCCGCTGACCCCCCGCTGGTGGTTCCGCCCGGTGCCGCTGGCCCGGATCGCGGTCTTCCGGGTGATCGCTTACCTGTTCATCCCGGTCGACGTCTTCCTCACCACTGCCTGGGTGCGCGCGCACGCCGACGTGCCGACCGAGTTCTACCAACCGCTGGTCATCGGTCGGCTGCTGCACCTGCCCACCCCCACGCACACCGTCGTCCTGGTCGTGCAGTGGGCGCTCGTGCTCGCCGCTCTCGCCGCCGCGAGCGGGAAGGCACCCCGGCTCCTGGGCTGGGCGGTCTTCCTGCTCTACGCGGAGTGGATGGTCATCGCGATGAGCTACGGCAAGGTCGACCACGACCGGATCGCCTTCCTCGTCGCCCTCGCGGTGCTGCCCACGATCGGCCGCGCCCGGTGGAAGGACCGGCGCTCCTCGGAGGCCGCGGGGTTCGGGGCGGCCGCCGTCCTGGTCACCGTGATGCTCACCTACTTCCTCGCTGCCTGGGCGAAGATGCGCTTCGGCGGCTGGGACTGGGCCACCGGCTCCACGCTGACCCGGGCCGTGCTCCGCCGCGGCACCGACCTCTCGCTGTGGACCCTGGACGTGGCCTGGCTGCTGCCCACCGCGCAGTGGCTGATGCTCGCCTTCGAGTTCGCCTCGCCGTTGATGCTGCTGGTGCGCTCGGACCGTGCCCGGGCCGCGCTCGTGCTGTTCCTGCTCGGCTTCCACGTGATGGTCTACGCCGGCGTCGGCATCATCTTCCTGCCGCACTGCATCGCGATCCTGTCGATCCTGCCGTGGGAGCGACTGCGTGGCGCCCGCGCCGGGCTGGCGGCCCGGCGGACACCCGCCACCGCCGGTGCCGCCGACGGGGACGGTGCCACCGGACCACCGGACCGCACCGGCTGA
- a CDS encoding FHA domain-containing protein — MVRAPPGRSRTLGRTTTRRARPSTGRGAVHRCPSAPPRDPVPGDSAPVSPTPADPAPVPPDRPAHRSWTLHGAGGVQVDVEVRAPGTATVAEVLHALPAAVPAGVPGTGADGLWSGSDRLDPATPLTDPALHHGARLGLGRPGPRPAAGGSAVELHVVGGPDAGRTLPLGREPVTVGRSRSCGLALADPDVSRAHVRVSAGTTAVLVGDLGSANGTALAAGSTTVDGDTPWPLGRPAADRLQHAVPECRDRLSRRPPARAGWTLGGAPGRPGATPAPR; from the coding sequence CTGGTCCGGGCACCTCCCGGTCGGTCCAGGACGCTAGGTCGGACGACGACCCGGCGGGCCCGGCCGTCCACAGGCCGGGGCGCTGTCCACAGATGTCCGTCGGCGCCCCCACGCGACCCCGTTCCGGGTGACAGTGCCCCCGTGTCACCGACCCCTGCCGATCCCGCGCCGGTGCCGCCGGACCGCCCGGCGCACCGGAGCTGGACCCTGCACGGCGCAGGGGGCGTGCAGGTCGACGTCGAGGTCCGCGCACCGGGGACGGCCACGGTGGCCGAGGTCCTCCACGCCCTCCCGGCCGCGGTGCCCGCCGGGGTGCCCGGCACGGGCGCGGACGGGTTGTGGTCGGGGTCGGACCGGTTGGACCCGGCTACCCCGCTGACCGACCCGGCACTCCACCACGGGGCCCGGTTGGGCCTGGGCCGCCCCGGTCCCCGCCCCGCGGCCGGCGGCTCCGCGGTGGAGCTGCACGTGGTGGGCGGTCCGGACGCCGGGCGCACCCTGCCCCTGGGCCGAGAACCCGTGACGGTGGGTCGCAGCCGGTCCTGCGGACTGGCCCTGGCCGACCCCGACGTCTCCCGCGCCCACGTCCGCGTCAGCGCCGGGACGACGGCTGTCCTGGTCGGCGACCTGGGCTCGGCGAACGGCACCGCGTTGGCCGCCGGCAGCACCACGGTCGACGGGGACACCCCGTGGCCACTGGGGCGCCCGGCTGCGGATCGGCTCCAGCACGCTGTGCCTGAGTGCCGCGACCGGCTCTCCCGTCGACCTCCGGCCCGCGCCGGGTGGACGCTGGGCGGTGCACCCGGCCGGCCGGGTGCCACCCCCGCTCCCCGGTGA